Proteins found in one Gigantopelta aegis isolate Gae_Host chromosome 12, Gae_host_genome, whole genome shotgun sequence genomic segment:
- the LOC121385920 gene encoding protein GVQW3-like — protein sequence MDCKLEQRANIKFCIKLGKSATETFDMIRYVYGNEAMSRARCFEWHARFKSGRTSLDDDKRSGRTSTSSTPENVETIRRLVHGDRRRFINDIAAIIDVSYGPV from the coding sequence ATGGACTGCAAACTAGAGCAGAGAGCGAACATCAAATTCTGCATCAAACTCGGTAAATCTGCAACTGAGACTTTTGACATGATTCGTTATGTGTATGGCAATGAAGCAATGAGTCGTGCGAGGTGTTTCGAGTGGCACGCACGCTTCAAGAGCGGCAGAACATCACTGGATGACGACAAGAGGTCTGGGCGAACTTCCACGAGCTCAACCCCCGAAAATGTGGAAACAATTCGGCGACTTGTGCATGGGGATCGTCGAAGATTCATTAACGACATTGCTGCCATCATTGATGTGTCATACGGACCAGTGTAG